In Elusimicrobiota bacterium, the genomic stretch GGACCTCGCACGAGATCCTCAAGGTGCGCACCCTCTCCCATGAGGAGCTGCGCCAGATCGTGCAGCAGAAATCCATCGACGAGCACCGCAGCCGGGCGCTGAACCCCGAGCATCCGGTCATCAAGGGCACGGCCCAGAACCCGGACGTGTTCTTCCAGGCCCGGGAAGCCTGCAATCCTTATTACCTGGCCGCCCCGGACAAGATCCAGGCGGTCATGGACCGCTTCGCCAAGGTCACCGGCCGGGCCTACAAGCTCTTCGACTACGTCGGCCACCCCCAGGCGGATAAGGTCATCGTCATGATGGGTTCGGGCTGCGGCGGGACCGAGGAGGCCGTGGAGGCCTTGAACGCCCAGGGCCAGAAGGTGGGCCTGGTCAAGGTCCGGCTCTACCGCCCGTTCGACTCCCAGCGCTTCGTCGCGGCCCTGCCCTCCAGCGTCAAGCACATCGCGGTCATGGACCGCACCAAGGAGCCCGGCTCCATGGAGCCCATGCACCTCGACGTCATCGGCGCCATCGAGGAGGCCTGGGCCAACGGCTGGCCGCACCCGGCCGCCCGGCCCCGCATCGTCGGCGGCCGCTACGGCCTCTCCTCCAAGGAGTACACCCCGGCCCAGGCCAAGGCCGTGTTCGACGAGCTCGGCCAGTCCAAGCCCAAGAACCACTTCGTCGTGGGCATCAAGGACGACGTCACCCACAACTCGCTGGACTACGACGCGGACTGGTCCACCGAATACCCGGAGACCCAGCGCGCGGTCTTCTACGGCCTGGGCTCCGACGGCACCGTGGGCGCCAACAAGAACTCCATCAAGCTCATCGCCGAGAACACGGACATGAACGCCCAGGGCTACTTCGTCTACGACTCGAAAAAGGCCGGCTCCATGACCATCTCGCACCTGCGCTTCGGGCCCAAGCCCATCCGCTCCAGCTCTTTGGTCTCCCAAGCCCAGTTCGTGGCCTGCCACCAGGAGCGGCTCATGCAGACCGTGGACGTACTCAAGACGGCCGGGCCGGGAGCGACCTTCCTGCTCAACTGCGCCGATCCCGCGACCATCTGGGAGCGCCTGCCCGCGCACATCAAGAAGAGCATCGTGGACAAGAAGCTCAAGTTCTACGCCTTAGACGCCTACAAGGTGGCGCGCGAGGCGGGCCTGGGGCCGCGCATCAACACGGTGATGATGACCTGCTACTTCCACATCACCAAGCTCCTGCCCGGCTTCATGGACCTCATCAAGGGCGCCATCAAGAAGACCTACTCCTCCAAGGGCGAGGCCGTGGTGAGCAAGAACATCAAGGCGGTCGACGACTCCTTGGCCGGCCTCATCGAGGTCAAGTACCCGACCGCGCCCATAGCGGGCGGCAAGCTGGAGTCCATGGTCCCCGCGAACGCCCCGCAGTTCATCCGCGAGGTCACGGCCGAGCTCATGGCCTACCGCGGCGACGACCTGCCGGTCAGCGCCTTCCCGGCTGACGGCACCTTCCCCACGGGAACCACCAAGTGGGAGAAGCGCGCCATCGCCCAGCGGATGCCGAAATGGGAGCCCTCCTTGTGCATCCAGTGCGCCAAGTGCTCCTTGGTCTGCCCTCACGCCGCGATCCGGGTCAAGGCCTATCCAGCGACCCATCTAGCCAAGGCGCCCCAGGGCTTCACCAGCATGGACTACCGGGGCAAGGAGTTCCCGGCGTCCAAGTTCACGGTCCAGCTGGCCCCCGAGGATTGCACGGGCTGCAACCTCTGCGCGGTCAACTGCCCCGGAAAGGACAAGACCGACCCGAACCGCAAGGCCCTGACCATGGTTCCGGCCGCTGCCCTCATGGAGAAGGAGAAGGTCAACTTCAAGTTCTTCCTGTCCTTGCCCTACCCGGACCGCCGCAACGTGGCGGTGGCGACCGTCAAGGGCAGCCAGATGCTCGAGCCGCTCTTCGAGTTCTCGGGCGCCTGCGCGGGCTGCGGCGAGACCCCTTACGTGAAGCTCCTCACCCAGCTCCTGGGCGACCGGCTGGTCATCGGCAA encodes the following:
- the nifJ gene encoding pyruvate:ferredoxin (flavodoxin) oxidoreductase codes for the protein MKNHEFDAIDGNEAAARVAYALSEVIAIYPITPSSNMGEACDAWAAARKPNLFGAVPSVVEMQSEAGAAGALHGAVSTGALATTFTSSQGLLLMIPVMFKVGGELTPVVFHVAARTVATHALSIFGDHSDVMAVRGAGLGLLCSGNVQEVTDLGAIAHAASLESRLPFVHFFDGFRTSHEILKVRTLSHEELRQIVQQKSIDEHRSRALNPEHPVIKGTAQNPDVFFQAREACNPYYLAAPDKIQAVMDRFAKVTGRAYKLFDYVGHPQADKVIVMMGSGCGGTEEAVEALNAQGQKVGLVKVRLYRPFDSQRFVAALPSSVKHIAVMDRTKEPGSMEPMHLDVIGAIEEAWANGWPHPAARPRIVGGRYGLSSKEYTPAQAKAVFDELGQSKPKNHFVVGIKDDVTHNSLDYDADWSTEYPETQRAVFYGLGSDGTVGANKNSIKLIAENTDMNAQGYFVYDSKKAGSMTISHLRFGPKPIRSSSLVSQAQFVACHQERLMQTVDVLKTAGPGATFLLNCADPATIWERLPAHIKKSIVDKKLKFYALDAYKVAREAGLGPRINTVMMTCYFHITKLLPGFMDLIKGAIKKTYSSKGEAVVSKNIKAVDDSLAGLIEVKYPTAPIAGGKLESMVPANAPQFIREVTAELMAYRGDDLPVSAFPADGTFPTGTTKWEKRAIAQRMPKWEPSLCIQCAKCSLVCPHAAIRVKAYPATHLAKAPQGFTSMDYRGKEFPASKFTVQLAPEDCTGCNLCAVNCPGKDKTDPNRKALTMVPAAALMEKEKVNFKFFLSLPYPDRRNVAVATVKGSQMLEPLFEFSGACAGCGETPYVKLLTQLLGDRLVIGNATGCSPIYGGNLPTTPYSMNKEGRGPAWSNSLFEDNAEFGMGFRLAIDQQKEYAENLLKRYEAKVGKDLVKEILEAKQDDEGGIAAQRERIVKLQAKLKGIDELPAKDLVQLADGLVRKSVWVVGGDGWAYDIGYGGLDHVLRSGKNVKVLVLDTEVYSNTGGQASKATPRGATARFAVSGKKTQRKDLALTAMGYGNCYVARVAMGASDAQTVKAFVEAEQYDGPAIVIAYSHCIAHGFAIEEGKGLEHQKLAVDSGYWPLIRFNPALIAQGKNPLQIDSKPAKIPLEQYLGAEQRYKVLHTSNPDEAHRLAKLAAEDVQSTWKILEGMRKTYEPGSAPAGNPELLAKTCQTN